The sequence below is a genomic window from bacterium.
AACGTCGGCGGGGGGAACCTCCTGAACACGATGGAGATGGGAAGCGCCATCCTGGACGCCGTGGGCGCCGATAAAAAATTACTGAAGCACGTCCCCGACCGACCCGGCCACGACTACCGCTACGCCCTGGACACGGGCAAGATCAAGGCCCTGGGCTGGGAGCCGGAGCACGAGTTCGCCGAGGGAATCCGGGAGACCGTGGCCTGGTACAAAAAGAACAAGGACTGGTGGGAGAAGATAAAGTCCGGCGAGTTCAAGCGTTGGTGGAAGCGATACTACCGCGACCAGGGCCGCGCGTAGGGCTCAAAGGTTGACGGGACGAACCTGTACTTAACGGACCCCCATGGGGGTCCGCTTTTTATATGCGATACGGCGGGGCTACTCCGCGTCGGGCTCCACGGGCGTCGCCTCGGGGACCAGCGGCTCGTCGGTGGGAACGAGGAACGTCTCACCCTCGAGCCGGATGCAGGCCCAGCCGGTCAGGCCACCGACGGTACGGACCCGGGCCCAGTCCCCGGAAACCTCCAGCACCTCCACCACCTCACCCGCGGACAGAAGGCCGACTTTCACGCCGGTGGCGGTGGAGGGGGCGTCGCGCAGGCGCAGGGCGTCGGCGGCAACCTTCATCCGCTCGGGCTGCGTCTCCTCGACGGGGGCGACCTCCTCGGTGTGGGCGACCGTGCTCGGGGTGACGTTGTCCGGGTCCACGCCCAGGGCGAAGAAGGCGTCCTCGATGGTTCGTCGCAAGAGGTTCACGTTGCGCTCGCTGAAG
It includes:
- a CDS encoding SH3 domain-containing protein encodes the protein MQGLLDHPEPEARRLTVWYLARRGEPGDRELVESALGDINLLVNVAAAEGLGLMGDPASAPVLLAAFKETFEPYYASRKDLSFSERNVNLLRRTIEDAFFALGVDPDNVTPSTVAHTEEVAPVEETQPERMKVAADALRLRDAPSTATGVKVGLLSAGEVVEVLEVSGDWARVRTVGGLTGWACIRLEGETFLVPTDEPLVPEATPVEPDAE